A region of the Streptomyces sp. NBC_00442 genome:
GGGCGGTCCAGGTCGGGTTCCTGAAGTCCACCGTGGCGCTCAAGCCGCTCCCCGCGATCGAGCCCGTACCGGTCCGCCCCGTGTCGACGGTGGCGGCCGACTCGACACGGCCCCGCCGGGCGACCGGTCGGGTCCCCGACAGTGCTCGGTCGGCTCGACCCAAGCGCACCCCGGACGAACTCTTGGCGCAGGCGCGGGCCGCATCGGTGGACTGGCCCGACGCCTATCTGACGGCCGACCGGATCCGTAAGACGGTTCACACGTCGGCGGAGAAGGCGCGGGGGCTGCGGGACACGCTGCTCGCTGAGCGGGCCGCGTGATGGCCACGCTTCCGGTCTACCGGTGGCGTCTGGCCCCGGATGGCTTCGCCACGCGTCGCCAGCTCCGGGCACGGGGCTTGCGGCCCGGTGGTCAGGACGTGGCCGCGCAGCTCGAACGGCCCCGGCGACGGCGGGGTCCACTGGTCGCCTACCTGTACCGCGTCGAACTCGCCAAGCCGGTGCGCCCGATGACGCCGGCGCGGTGGGCGGCGCTGGCCAAAGCGAACACCGCCCGCCGCTGGTGCCCTTCCTGCCGCCGGGACGCCGGATACGTCATGCCGCTCTCGCTCGGCACCTGCGTGCCCTGCGATTCCCGTTCCACCTCTCCTAGGAGTGCGTGATGGGCAAGCCCGACACCCGGCGTCTCGACCGGGAGATCCAGAACAACGAACGCAAGCTGGAAGCGGTCCAGAACCGCGAGCTGTGGCCGCTCAACGGCCGGGAGCGCCGGGCCGTGCTCGGCGGGGTCGTGTCGA
Encoded here:
- a CDS encoding RRQRL motif-containing zinc-binding protein; translation: MATLPVYRWRLAPDGFATRRQLRARGLRPGGQDVAAQLERPRRRRGPLVAYLYRVELAKPVRPMTPARWAALAKANTARRWCPSCRRDAGYVMPLSLGTCVPCDSRSTSPRSA